The genomic interval ACACGTCCACAACATACGTGCGGTTAAGAAATTGGTCTGAAAAATGAGGCCAACAAAGCATGGGCACGCCCATGGTGATGCTTTCCTGTACAGAGTTCCATCCACAGTGAGTCACAAAACAGGCTATGGAAGGATGAGATAACACCTCTAACTGTGGCACCCACGAAACTAAGCAACCTCTATCTCTCACGCGCTCCAAGAAACCAGCAGGTAAAATAACTTTGCTTCCTTTCATTAGATCGGAGCGCACAACCCACAAAAATGGTCTCCGTGTGGCCTCCACTCCCAGAGCAAGCTCTTCCAATTGCTTTTCGCTCAGACCTGCCAAAGTTCCAAAAGATATGTAAATCACAGAGTGTGCACACTGTTTATCTAACCACTGTAAGCAATCTGTGTCATTCTTCCAGAAGCTTGGAAGGACATTCGTGCTTGTCCTGCTATGGAGAAACTCAGGAGGAATTAGAGGACCTATTGGATAAACGCCCACTTCTTTCGACAACGTTTCCACTACTGGAGCTTCAATCTCTAAGAAAGAATTGAAGAGGACCCATTTGATGGCCTTGATTTCTTCTCCCATGCGAATCCCTTTCCGAAACATGTATTCGCCTGCCCACAACCACGGAAGATCTCCAGAATGCAGCGCCGGCATGCAGGGAAGATATTTCATTTTTTAATCTTCCTTTGCAATTCCTTCACATAAAACCCACAAAGATGAAAGATGTTTTGAAATGTCATTTGCATCATCGAATAAAAACTAAAATCGATTGGAAGAGTATGATTATATGTTACCATTAGAATGAAGGATGCCAAGCGAGACCAGATGGGCACTAAGTAGCGCATGGCGAAGAGTGAAACAGGAGAAGTGTGAAAAGCGGCGAGGGGAAGTTTATGGAGCGTGGCTACTGGTTGCAAGCCAAAGCACATCCAGACGTCTGCAATTATACAGGTGACCTTGTTTTCTTCTTCCCTGGCGTTTATTTCCTTAATGACTCTATCAATTACAGAAGGCCCCATGTCCTTTGCCAACGCCTCAATTCCATTTTCATTAATGCCTTTCAGAGTATCAATAGGCGGGATTTCAACGGGAACGGATATCATTCGGATGTTATCAAAGAAGGAATTTGGAGTGTTGGCTGTGAGTATGCGGTTATGATTGCTGTCGGAGTTGAGGAAAGTGACGAAGAATCCATGAGAGACAAGCTTCCAGGCGAGCTGCATCATGGGGTTAACGTGACCCTGTGCAGGAAGAGGAATGAGAAGAGCGTGGGGAGCCATAGCTTAGCTCTGTAGCCCTCTCTAGAGCGACACAGATCTATTATTCTTCTCAGCAAACAAGCCAAAATATAATGGTTAAGTAAAATAACTTTGTGAATGATAGAAAATCttcattataaaaaatataatggaTGAAACATCATTTTTGAGGAGGACCCATGCCTGAAAACTTTTGCCTCTTAGTTAATATCGTATAGTTCGATCGCACTGTCTAGTTTTTCGACTCTTCCTTAAAGACATAGTGAACATTGCGTTACGCATTATCACATCCGCCATAAAACACTCTCTGCAATAACGTTTGAACATTGTGATAACCAGCTGCAGCGGCCCCACCGAGTTCAGCTATATATTAGTTTTCTTAAACTTTGCCTCTATGTACTGTTAAAGGGCATAGCCTAGCCAATCTTTAATGTTGCACAATAAATTCGACGTGTTTTCCAAGTTTCTATAGATATGGCAATCGGAATATTTGAATGCAAAAGACAGAAAGATTTGAGAATTTTATACTAATATAATATCACAGATAAATGTATATAGTTTtatctttagttatttaatttattctaGTTATTTTGATACATTTATTGATTTGAGATTCAATTGaatattttgtttcttttatttaaaatatacTTAATCTAATTTTTATTAACTTATGATTGTAGACATAATCACatcttttatgtttctaaatttcaaataatcaaggCTAGCTATTTTTAGATATGTTTATTATCTATCAACATgggtatcaaaattttgatatatatatatatacacagagagagagagagatgtgtatAAAGATGTCATCCTAAAACACTTGTGCATCATCACATAATGGAATAACAAAACATCAAAAGGGCAAAAAACACATTCATCTTTTTGCATGAATTAGTCATCAATTGTGATTTATAATTAACATTAGCAATCAATAATAATCATCCATCAACAATCAACAATTGACACTAATCATCAAAATAACACTAAATAACTTATCTAACACAATCCCTCATCAATTTGCATCAAGCTTTAATAAAGTTCAATAGCTAGCTCAACAACATAGATTATCACATCACATCAATTTCATTGTCAGTATTAACTTAGACTTAACTGCTATTGAAGGAAGTCTTAAAAAACAATCCTTATATAGAAAGCCCAATGATGCTCCTAGTGTCAtgcctttttttctttctttatataTCATTATACAAATAAGATTTGTAAGTTCTTGAAAATAGTTATTATTCTTATATTAAAATCATGAACAAATATGTATATGGTTGTATCTATTAATAAGAttgttgacacaatgtatcctaaaCACATAATTTAACTATAATTTATATCTTCTCTCTAATCTAGAATGTAATTTTAGATCTTAGATATGAGTATTCTATCACAGCATCACATCAATTGAAGTTAAAAgtgtatttatatattttaatttttatacaaatcATTTTTAATTTCAATCTTAGTCAACTTTAGTTGACTCACATACCTAGAATATATTGATTTTATTATTAAACATTTCACTAAACATTATTATAAAGGTCTTTTAGTAGAGAATAACTTGAACTCAATAAAGGATGCTAAGTGAATCATCAAATAATACATAGAATGTATAATAATCAGATAATTACTGGGTCAATTATAAAATAATACATAGATTTaataataattgaataattcaaactTTTTTTAAGATTGCCTTAATTTCTTTAGTATATTTAAAACATACTAATATGGAATAATGTATACCCTATATTATATATAGAGAAGATAAATTAAGGAGATATTGTTAAAAATGGTAGAGAAATTTGATAAAAGCCATTATtacaaaaattataaaacatagAAACAATGTACCAATTGTTTTTAGATAATAATTTGTTACATTGTCATGGCTTTCTATAGCCTTATTTTTTCCTATGAAAACTACCTATGGGAATAACTTCCAAAAAACTAACTAACccaattatattaattttaatcaAACCAAGAATAATGTAATATTCTCCGACATTCCCCCACTTATAATATTAATCCAAATAAAGGATGCGACATTGCATGGGTTGATCATAGCGACCCTTATAGAGACTTTGATGAAGCAGCTTCACCAATCCTCGTCACTCACCTAGGAAACATCAAACTGACCTCATCAGTGCATCTCCTGAATGTATAACCTACAACCATCTACACAAGATGAGAGAGGATTAAGTGACCAACTTCCTTACACAATGAGACACCTTTCCCCAGAAATTGCACATCTTCTCCAAGTTTGTCTAATGCCTCCTCTAGTGTTGCACATGAGATAACAACTCTCCTCCAAGAACCTACATCTCCTTTGAGTGCATCAAATCTCTCCTCTAGTGTTGTCAAAACACTCTCTCCTTTGATGTACAAaacaccaaccaaacatgaatacaCCAAGTGAACCCACAAGAAAAGCCTAAACCACCTTGTTCTTTCAAGGGACAAAAATATTGTCAAGCCCCCTCTTTTGTTTAGGGACACAAATGAGAAAATAATGTGTTTCTTGTGCATGAATCACCCCCAAGTGAGAAGCTATCTTGGGATTATAAAAAGTCACGTGCCTCCATTTTCTCCAACCTCCAATCATATCTAGTTACACTCTATTCATTTAATGTCTTATTTGGCTCCTCAATAGCACAAGGATGTGAATCTTCAAAACATAAATGGCTCCAAGAATACAAAGAACATTTGATATGTGTACTCATAATTAAAAGAAAAGAGTAGGTATCAAATTCAAATGACCTTCCATTGAAATCTCTATAAATTCTTCCCCTTCGAACGTAGCATTAAAGGAAATTTTACACTCTTTCAAAACCCAATTAACACAAAAAGCAATTCTTACAAACCATCTTTTCCATGAATAACAATATTTTTACTCCCAATAATTTCTCTAAAAATTTGGagaataaatttataaattatatgaTTAAACAATACCTCTACACTCCTTTTTCACCCTCTGAGATTGAGGAATGGATCATGAAATGCTAGGAAATTAAATTGGATTAAATTTGAACCTTCCAATTCACCTCTAATtttaatagtttctttaacatTCCCTTATAAAAGTCCTCTAGAATTCATGTTTaatcaaattataaaatgacttaaGTAGCTATTATTTGGAACAATAATCAAAACCTATAAAATGACCTCCAACAACTAGAATGTTTCTTCTATTACTAGCACTATTTTGGCAAAGTGTTTCCTTTTATATGCTTTTATCATCACACCTTTTCTTCTACTTCATTCAATAAATATCGCCAAACATTTACAATCTTCAAACTCGTCTTACATGTTTGGGACTATGCTCTAATATTATGGACCCAAAATGCTACCCCAATGTGaaaccttcaaattttcctctCCATGTGTGGATTTAATATTCATCTTAAATAGCACAATATCTCATATGGAGAGGCATGGGTTTGGCATTACACATGTTAAGTGCATTTCCCTCAATCTAAACAATTTAGATGCCCAACATACTAGATTCTACATTCCAACATCGAGCACAATGGTAGCAGCTAGCAACCTTTACCATGGTTTTACACCCTTTTAACGCCTTCTATGCAACCTTAATAAACTTCATTTATACCACAAATGTCCCTCTCAATTACTTCCTCAAGCTCATCTAATGCTCATAATGATCAAGGACTGAACAACATTAAGGATTACGTTGAAGATGAGGCCCTGGATGTTGAAGGAGAACCTAAGGAGCAACATGTTTGGCAAAGGATCACTAAGGAGATGGAAGACCTTAGTGTGAGAGTTGAGAACTTGGAGACACCTCAGAATTGTCTGGGGTGTGAAATAAATAGGAACTGGATATGGAAGTTAGAGGGCAATATACAAGACTTGATAAAGATATGTCAATTCCTTATGCAAAATTGTGTTATGCAAGTTGTGACTATTTCTAAGAGAATTTAGAAGAGAAAGAAATGATAGGCTTAAATGATGTTGGAAGGTCAAAGGCACAAAATAACTGCAACTTTCTCTTTTAGGAGGAGGATGTAAAGATATTTTAGATGGTTGGGGCTATTTTGTTTAGTGCTCCTATATTTTCTTTAGTTGTTCTTAGTTCTAGATCCTCTGCTGCTTTATTTTGGTTTGGCTCTTTCTCTTTAGACTAGTACGCTTATATTTTCTCATGGTTATTTGGTTAAAACTCTTTTATTATGGGGCTTGCTCTCCAAGCCTATTTTTTGGTTGAATGGTTATTTAAGTGTTGAATTGTATGGGTTGGGGTCCTTCCCCCCTTTACTTCACAAAAATATTGGCCTTATTTCTTAATTAAAAATATTGGTTTTAGTTAGAGGTGCATAACTCATATGGGAAGATTAATAAgttaaattatatattttgattTATAAATCAGGGATACAACAAAACAAATAAACATGGAATAGGAGTAAGACCACACAACATAAAGTCAAAATAAGATTTGAAGGAAACAAAACACTTCATGATAATCATAAAATAATCATTATTAAATAGAAGAACATAAAGGGACAAGAGTAGTACACACTTTAAGATCATATTACACCAAGAAAGAAAATCCTTTAAGTATTGTCATTGAATGGGCAGTTTCATGAAATTTTCATCCAATACTTAGAAATAGAAAGGACTTTATCTACATTGACCATCAATAATATAACGGCCTAAACAAAAGGCACCAAAATTTATATGttttcttttaagagaaaatatcccaaaaactcatttctttgttttcttttaagagaaaatatctcaAAAAACTCATTATTATTTCTATATAACACTaaacataataataaaacatgTAAAAAAAAAACATGTAACTATTCCATATTAACTCTAGAAGGAGAATTTTATAGAAATTtatttacaaaaaaattaatatGATTATAGCATATAAACAACACTTTAGAAAAGGAATAATGACAGAGAGAGAACAAAAGTTGACACAAGAAAAATTCTCACTTGTCTTCCCCCCCAACccttcccccccccaaaaaaaaaaaaaaacatgcacacacacacacacacacacaccccaaCAAACACACTCACAAAAATTTAGTAGGATTATAGTGAGATAGGTTTGAACCTATCCGGCTTTAATTAATCATAAAAACAATTTAGAAAAGGAATAATAACAGAGATAGAATAGAAGTTGGCACAAGAGAAAGAATCTTCACCTCTTGACCCACACACCAACAAACACACTCGCACACACCTCAAGAAAAGTTTTTGAAGTAAAGCTAGGCTCGAAAGAACTCCCAATATCCTATTCAATAACAAACAATGATTACAATACATTCCCTAACAAAAAAGAAATCAATAATATCCaacctttaaaaaaattaataaaataatattaatgaatccaacattatattattaaaaaaaaaattaaattatactcTCTAACATTCTATATAAAAAACTCAATTCAGCAATGATACCCAAAACATATCGAGATCATTAATTGATACAGTAACAACATCAACTATGATGAAATTGCACGGCGTTAACATCCTTCATGAAGAGTTAGCAAAATGAAAGCATACTTACTAATTAAAGTCCATTTTTAACACAACATTGTTTTGGTTCGACATAACCTATGTCGAAGTTGGAGACGAGAAGTCCTGCTCAGGATAAAAGCATTCCTTTCTGCAGGATAAACGAGCTAAGTAAAACAAAGCAATCGCTCCAGAAAGCAAGTCATTCATTTGGTTGTCTCTTCATGGCAGTCAAAAAGAGATTAAAGTTATTCCATGAAGAGCCCCCGTCCTTGATTGTATCCCTAGcaattcctttcaattttctcGCTTCCTCTCTTATCTCAAGGCCTTGTTCCGATTCCAGTAAAatctctacacctttcaaaaattcTTCCTTCTCTCGAATTCCTTGGCTATTCGCATCCAACGGCAAACCCAACTTCCACACATCCACAACATACGTTCGGTTAATAAACTGGTCTGCAAAATAAGGCCAACAAAGCATAGGCACGCCCATGGTGATGCTTTCCTGCACAGAGTTCCACCCACAGTGAGTCACAAAACAGGCTAAGGAAGGATGAGATAACACCTCTAACTGTGGCGCCCAGGAAACTATGCAACCTCTATCTCTCACTCGCTCCAAGAAACCAGCAGGTAAAATAGCTTCGCTTCCTTTCATCAGATCGGAGCGCACAACCCACAGAAATGGTCTCTGTGTGGCATCTAATCCCAGCGCAAGCTCTTCCACTTGCTTTTCACTCATAATTCCAGTACTTCCAAAGGATATGTAGATCACAGAGTGGGTACACTGTTTATCTAGCCATTGTAAGCATTCCGTCTCATGTTTCCGTAAGCTTGGCAGGACCTTCGTGCTCGCCGTACTATGGAGAAACTCAGGAGGAATTAGAGGGCCTATTGGATACACGCCCACTTCTTTGGACAACGTTTCGACTACTGGAGCTTCGATCTCTAAGAAAGAATTGAAGAGGATCCATTTAATGTGCTTGATTTCTTGTGCCATGCGAGTACCTTTCCGAAAAAAGTATTCGCCTCCCCACAACCACGGAAGATCTCCAGAACGCAGCGGCGGCATGGAGGGAAGATATTTTGTTTTCTGATCTTGCTTTGGAATTCCTTCACAACAAAATCCACAAGGATGGAAAAGCTATTTAAATGTTGTTTGAATCATAAAAGAAAAACTAAAATCAATTGAAAGTGGATGATTATATATTACCATCGGAAGAAACGACACCAAGTGAGACCATATTGGTAATGAAGTAGTGAATGGCGAAGATTGAAACGGGAGCAGTGTGGAAAACGGCGAGGGGAACTTTGTGAAGCGTGGCTAGCGGGTGTAAACCAAAGGACATCCAGGCATCTGCAATTATACAGGTGAGCTTGTTTTCTTCTTCCCTGGCATTTATTTCCTGAATTACTCTATCAATAACAGAAGGCCCCATGCACTTTTCCACTGCGTCCATGCCATTTCCAATGCCTTCCAGAGTATCCATAACTGGGAATTCAAAGGGAACGGATATCATTTGGATGTTATCATGTAAAGAATTTGGAGCGTTGGCTTTGAGTATGCTGTTATGACTACTGTCAGAGTTGAGGAAAGTGAGGAGGAATCCATGGGAGACGAGCTTCCAGGCAAGTTGCATCATAGGATTAATGTGACCCTGTGCAGGAAAAGGAATGAGAAGCGCGTGAGGAACCATTGCTGAGCTTAGTTGTACACCTGACTCGAGAGAAACACAGATGTAATATTCTTGTTAGCAAAGAAGCCAAAATATAATAGGTAAAACATCGTTTTGCGAAGAGATCCTCGCCTGATAACTTTTGTCTCTTAGACCATATCGTTTAGCGACTTTTCGCATCTAGCCTTTCGACTGTCTCGTAGCATGCATAGTGATTATTGCATTATGCCGATCAAGTTTTATCTTTACGATAAAACGTTTCCTATGTATAGACATGGCAATCAAaatgattgaatatatatatatatataaaatatgagttagatattttaatatataattttaatattttttaattatttaaatatatttcttaactcaagattaatttaatattttgtgGTGTCtatattttttcttcaaaatatGTCTAGTCTGATTTTTAATAGCATTTGATTATGTTTTTAATAGGATTGCACAAGTCACAAGTCACATTTTGTatgtttttaaattataaattaccaATCTTAATAATTCTAAGATATGATTATTATGTTGTATTTATTAATTCGTTCTTTAATCTAATATTTTGTCATGTTTAGTTTCTTTGTTCAAAATATGTCTAGTCTAATTTCTAATAACATGTGATTATGTTTTTTATGAGATTGTACACACAATCACATCTCttatgtttttaaaaaatttaacCTTAATAATTCTAAAATGCAATTAAATATTATCAATAGTTTGAATTCATACGCATAGAATTCAAAACATTAAATATGAAGTTTTATTTCAAATGCTTGTGAAATAATTTGAATGAAAAAGTTGCTAACTTAAAGAATGAATTAACTAATGGAGAAGATATGAGAGGATAATTATGGATCAAGTTTAGTTTGTGTAAATGGATAATTAACTCATTTTACTTAAATAACAaactataatttaattaaatgattaattttaatagATAATTACTGATAATAGAAAATTAATAATAGTGGATTATTAATAATAATAGATCATTAATGATAATACTTAATTAATGATATgattataattaataaataaacaatacaataataagGAGAATTCTTTTAGTGTATGTTGCATTTTGCCCTTCATTAAGATGATATTTGAAGTGACactattttaaagaaaataaaagtaATTAAGAAGTAAAACATAGAAGCGATGTA from Cryptomeria japonica unplaced genomic scaffold, Sugi_1.0 HiC_scaffold_281, whole genome shotgun sequence carries:
- the LOC131870075 gene encoding UDP-glycosyltransferase 74E1-like, producing the protein MKYLPCMPALHSGDLPWLWAGEYMFRKGIRMGEEIKAIKWVLFNSFLEIEAPVVETLSKEVGVYPIGPLIPPEFLHSRTSTNVLPSFWKNDTDCLQWLDKQCAHSVIYISFGTLAGLSEKQLEELALGVEATRRPFLWVVRSDLMKGSKVILPAGFLERVRDRGCLVSWVPQLEVLSHPSIACFVTHCGWNSVQESITMGVPMLCWPHFSDQFLNRTYVVDVWKLGLSFNANSQGIIEQGEFVKSVEILLESEQGLEIREEAKKLKIIARDAVKDGGSSSNNFNLFVTAMKRQPNE
- the LOC131870076 gene encoding UDP-glycosyltransferase 85A2-like, which codes for MAPHALLIPLPAQGHVNPMMQLAWKLVSHGFFVTFLNSDSNHNRILTANTPNSFFDNIRMISVPVEIPPIDTLKGINENGIEALAKDMGPSVIDRVIKEINAREEENKVTCIIADVWMCFGLQPVATLHKLPLAAFHTSPVSLFAMRYLVPIWSRLASFILMVTYNHTLPIDFSFYSMMQMTFQNIFHLCGFYVKELQRKIKK
- the LOC131048215 gene encoding anthocyanidin 3-O-glucosyltransferase 7-like; the encoded protein is MVPHALLIPFPAQGHINPMMQLAWKLVSHGFLLTFLNSDSSHNSILKANAPNSLHDNIQMISVPFEFPVMDTLEGIGNGMDAVEKCMGPSVIDRVIQEINAREEENKLTCIIADAWMSFGLHPLATLHKVPLAVFHTAPVSIFAIHYFITNMVSLGVVSSDGIPKQDQKTKYLPSMPPLRSGDLPWLWGGEYFFRKGTRMAQEIKHIKWILFNSFLEIEAPVVETLSKEVGVYPIGPLIPPEFLHSTASTKVLPSLRKHETECLQWLDKQCTHSVIYISFGSTGIMSEKQVEELALGLDATQRPFLWVVRSDLMKGSEAILPAGFLERVRDRGCIVSWAPQLEVLSHPSLACFVTHCGWNSVQESITMGVPMLCWPYFADQFINRTYVVDVWKLGLPLDANSQGIREKEEFLKGVEILLESEQGLEIREEARKLKGIARDTIKDGGSSWNNFNLFLTAMKRQPNE